The following coding sequences are from one Armatimonadota bacterium window:
- a CDS encoding amino acid ABC transporter substrate-binding protein, whose product MTRVVVLLLVAVVTLGLWPAGGAAAPAGAVRLGAVIPLTGRFASGGAQVRAGYEIAVEDINRRGGVRVGQQRLPLELVILDDESDPTKTVSRLEALAGQGVVVYLGGFGSDLHAAAAAVAEKNRIPYCGVAFALYSIHQQGFKFLFSPFFKSPDAAVGIYRFLNATVPADQRPRRVAIFAERTDWGRELARLWTARSAEHGYTIVLSAEYAVGSRDFSDIILRAKAAQADAVFSVPTPPDGIALVRQMKELDFNPKVLLMIRAPDAVSWTQALGKDGDYVLLAPGWHHDFKFPGVAELNARHQQRFGRPADVITGPAYACVQIVADAVQRAGRLDPVAIRDAMAATDLQTVAGRVRFRPDGTGIVPFVLVQWQNGRQELVWPKELGAKPFLYPARPWRER is encoded by the coding sequence ATGACGCGCGTGGTCGTGCTGCTCCTGGTTGCGGTGGTGACGCTGGGGCTCTGGCCCGCCGGCGGGGCGGCCGCGCCGGCGGGCGCCGTGCGGCTCGGCGCGGTCATCCCGCTGACGGGGCGCTTCGCCAGCGGAGGGGCGCAGGTGCGCGCCGGCTACGAGATCGCCGTGGAGGACATCAACCGCCGGGGCGGGGTGCGGGTGGGCCAGCAGCGCCTGCCGCTCGAGCTGGTCATCCTCGACGACGAGTCCGATCCCACCAAGACGGTGAGCCGCCTGGAGGCCCTGGCCGGGCAGGGCGTGGTGGTCTACCTGGGCGGCTTCGGCAGCGACCTGCACGCGGCGGCCGCGGCGGTGGCGGAGAAGAACCGCATCCCCTACTGCGGCGTGGCCTTCGCCCTGTACAGCATCCACCAGCAGGGGTTCAAGTTCCTCTTCTCCCCCTTCTTCAAGTCGCCCGACGCCGCCGTGGGCATCTACCGGTTCCTCAACGCCACCGTGCCCGCCGACCAGCGGCCGCGCCGGGTGGCCATCTTCGCCGAGCGCACTGACTGGGGCCGCGAGCTGGCCCGCCTGTGGACGGCCCGCTCGGCCGAGCACGGCTACACGATCGTGCTCAGCGCGGAGTACGCCGTCGGCTCGCGCGACTTCTCGGACATCATCCTGCGCGCCAAGGCGGCGCAGGCAGACGCGGTCTTCTCCGTGCCCACGCCGCCGGACGGGATCGCGCTGGTCCGCCAGATGAAGGAGCTGGACTTCAACCCCAAGGTCCTGCTGATGATCCGCGCGCCCGACGCGGTCTCGTGGACCCAGGCGCTGGGCAAGGACGGCGACTACGTCCTCTTGGCGCCGGGGTGGCACCACGACTTCAAGTTCCCCGGGGTGGCCGAACTGAACGCCCGGCACCAGCAGCGCTTCGGCCGCCCGGCCGACGTTATCACCGGCCCCGCCTACGCCTGCGTGCAGATCGTGGCGGACGCGGTCCAGCGCGCCGGTCGCCTGGACCCGGTGGCCATCCGGGACGCCATGGCCGCCACCGACCTGCAGACGGTGGCGGGGCGGGTGCGCTTCCGGCCCGACGGGACGGGGATCGTCCCCTTCGTGCTCGTGCAGTGGCAGAACGGCCGCCAGGAGCTGGTGTGGCCGAAGGAGCTGGGGGCCAAGCCCTTCCTCTACCCGGCCCGCCCCTGGCGCGAACGGTAG